The Thermus hydrothermalis genome window below encodes:
- a CDS encoding response regulator transcription factor: MRVLVVEDEQGILEPVVAVLRKERYEASGVRSLKEAWEKLAEGEPDVLVLDVMLPEGEGAGFRFAEDLRQSGYRGGILFLTARDALEDRIHGLELGGDDYLVKPFHLSELVARVRALARRTAGFKGMILTRGPLVVDFAQRRVTYAGKEVALSPKAFALLELLALHPERTFTREELLEGLFPGAESDAVLRVYVQKLRQSLAPWVVERVPGGYRLGEP; encoded by the coding sequence ATGAGGGTGCTCGTGGTGGAGGACGAGCAGGGCATCCTGGAGCCCGTGGTGGCGGTCCTCCGGAAGGAGCGGTACGAGGCCTCGGGGGTGCGGAGCCTAAAGGAAGCCTGGGAGAAGCTGGCGGAGGGGGAGCCCGACGTCCTGGTCTTGGACGTGATGCTCCCCGAGGGGGAAGGGGCCGGCTTCCGCTTCGCCGAGGACCTAAGGCAAAGCGGCTACCGGGGAGGAATCCTCTTCCTCACCGCCCGGGATGCCCTGGAGGACCGCATCCACGGCCTGGAGCTGGGCGGGGATGACTACCTGGTGAAGCCCTTCCACCTTTCCGAGCTGGTGGCCCGGGTGCGGGCCCTGGCCCGGCGCACCGCCGGCTTCAAGGGGATGATCCTCACCCGGGGGCCCCTGGTGGTGGACTTCGCCCAGCGGCGGGTCACCTACGCCGGCAAGGAAGTGGCCCTCTCCCCCAAGGCCTTCGCCCTCTTGGAGCTCCTCGCCCTTCACCCGGAGAGGACCTTCACCCGGGAGGAGCTTTTAGAAGGGCTCTTTCCTGGGGCGGAAAGCGACGCCGTGCTCCGGGTGTACGTGCAGAAGCTCCGGCAATCCCTGGCCCCATGGGTGGTGGAGCGGGTGCCTGGGGGGTATCGGCTGGGAGAACCATGA
- a CDS encoding S8 family peptidase — protein sequence MRGPFWLILALLSACAPGSPSLDLSPGRAAIGEEVTARVTGMALEGARVFVGEREATVTAREGNTLRFQVPPVPGGPRAVRVVAGAKEAQATLGVLGQVDRNRILLRLPLGRTPTLPRGFTLLRRDDLQGCGFALAELGYSGEALGKALEELEAQDPSYKADPESLWSLSGWGSEAIGAPLAQGRGYRGRGVRVAVLDTGVDAAIPQAPGYDFVEDDTTPQDAFPSGHGTGVAGLVKEVAPDAEIVPVRVCDENGVCRASRVVRGVCWVVQHRQGPTVLNLSLGGDTPVEALKLALQAALSQNIPVAAAAGNQGNQGSPAHYPAAFDFPGLVAVGALERDPNQGGLRPAPYSTRGAYLDLSAPGTGLECSVPGGAMGTCTGTSFATPLVAGAMAVWLSAQPSLTPAQLQGNLEQDASPLPFPAQEVGKGRVDLSARP from the coding sequence ATGCGTGGACCCTTCTGGTTGATTCTCGCCTTGCTTTCCGCTTGCGCACCCGGGAGCCCAAGCCTAGACCTGTCCCCGGGCCGGGCGGCCATCGGGGAGGAGGTGACGGCCCGGGTGACGGGCATGGCCCTCGAGGGGGCCCGGGTGTTCGTGGGGGAGAGGGAGGCCACGGTAACGGCGCGTGAAGGGAACACCCTTCGCTTCCAAGTGCCCCCGGTGCCCGGGGGGCCGAGGGCGGTGCGGGTGGTGGCCGGCGCCAAGGAGGCCCAAGCCACCCTGGGGGTGCTGGGCCAAGTGGACCGGAACCGAATCCTCTTGCGCCTCCCCCTTGGGCGCACGCCTACCCTGCCGAGGGGGTTTACCCTCCTTCGCCGGGACGACCTCCAGGGGTGCGGCTTCGCCCTGGCCGAGCTCGGCTATAGCGGCGAGGCCCTAGGCAAGGCCCTGGAGGAGTTGGAAGCGCAGGACCCCAGCTATAAAGCCGACCCGGAAAGCCTGTGGAGCCTAAGCGGCTGGGGGAGCGAGGCCATTGGAGCCCCCTTGGCGCAGGGGCGGGGCTACCGAGGGAGAGGGGTCCGGGTAGCGGTCCTGGACACCGGGGTGGACGCAGCCATCCCCCAGGCACCGGGCTACGACTTCGTGGAGGACGACACCACGCCCCAGGACGCCTTTCCCAGCGGGCACGGTACCGGGGTAGCGGGGCTGGTAAAGGAGGTCGCCCCCGATGCTGAAATCGTCCCGGTACGCGTCTGCGACGAGAACGGGGTCTGCCGGGCCAGCCGGGTGGTGCGGGGGGTGTGCTGGGTGGTCCAACACCGCCAGGGCCCCACGGTGCTCAACCTGAGCCTAGGGGGCGACACGCCGGTGGAAGCCCTCAAGCTGGCCTTGCAAGCGGCCTTGAGCCAGAACATCCCGGTGGCCGCCGCCGCTGGGAACCAGGGGAACCAGGGAAGCCCAGCCCACTACCCTGCGGCCTTTGACTTCCCGGGCCTGGTGGCCGTGGGGGCTTTGGAAAGGGACCCGAACCAGGGAGGACTGCGCCCCGCCCCCTATAGCACGAGAGGCGCGTACCTGGACCTATCGGCCCCTGGGACGGGTCTGGAGTGCTCTGTCCCTGGCGGGGCTATGGGGACGTGCACCGGCACCTCCTTCGCCACGCCCCTGGTGGCGGGGGCCATGGCGGTTTGGCTCTCGGCCCAGCCCAGCCTCACCCCCGCGCAGCTCCAGGGAAACCTGGAACAGGATGCTTCGCCCCTCCCCTTCCCTGCCCAGGAGGTGGGGAAAGGGAGGGTGGACCTTTCGGCAAGGCCATGA
- a CDS encoding tetratricopeptide repeat protein, giving the protein MLRTLGTLSLETPQAKGFRKKKPLLLLAYLALEGPRSRRHLAELFWPEASDPLNSLSVALTQLRKAGAPVLGGDVLHTEIPCDAHIFRTALAEGRLEEARRLYEGRFLEGADEGLPAELEEWVWSQREALAEALWRGHARQARALYALGLTEEAEALMREVRNLPGIGEPLEEEPPWEPLDLEAQQAFFAIQLVGLTRAVGLLGLQAEALDRLMARGLLDAQGQPTLEAPLTLEGRKAALELARKLPLREAAPLYLAARGCWAVADLPRGQQALLGLARERVEEAPHEALALLAELSFEPEILLLRARALERLGRYREALELLEELPPSPERSAVRGIVLFRLGHLAEALAEAEAASQGGAYPQAEALNLQGMALLAQGRFQEAAEAFSRAAVRFLMAGEEARHLGALGNRAVALAELGQGEEAFREVLEAVGNRAWLRARIYLNLGVLKERRGEVAEAEGLCKESLALAQGNLEAMGRAWNNLGALYHRQGRTEEARTAYEEALRLARASQEWVLTAAVLANLAELTGERANLEEAIALLEEARYTVLAERYRGRLETFRPR; this is encoded by the coding sequence ATGCTGCGAACCCTAGGAACCCTCTCCCTAGAAACCCCTCAGGCCAAGGGGTTTCGCAAGAAGAAGCCCCTCCTCCTGCTGGCGTACCTCGCCCTCGAGGGCCCCCGCTCCCGCCGCCACCTGGCGGAGCTCTTTTGGCCCGAGGCCAGCGACCCCCTAAATAGCCTCTCCGTGGCCCTGACCCAGCTCCGGAAGGCCGGTGCCCCGGTCCTGGGTGGGGACGTGCTCCACACCGAAATCCCCTGCGATGCCCATATCTTTCGGACCGCTTTGGCGGAGGGAAGGCTGGAAGAGGCCCGCCGCCTTTACGAGGGAAGGTTCCTGGAGGGAGCGGACGAGGGGCTTCCCGCGGAGCTGGAGGAATGGGTTTGGAGCCAACGAGAGGCCTTGGCCGAGGCCCTGTGGCGGGGGCACGCCCGCCAGGCGAGGGCCCTGTACGCCCTCGGGCTAACCGAGGAGGCGGAAGCCCTTATGCGGGAGGTGCGCAACCTCCCGGGTATAGGCGAACCGCTGGAGGAGGAACCCCCCTGGGAGCCCTTGGACCTCGAGGCCCAACAGGCCTTCTTCGCCATCCAACTCGTGGGGCTAACCCGCGCCGTGGGCCTCCTTGGCCTACAGGCGGAGGCCCTGGACCGCCTCATGGCCCGGGGCCTCCTGGACGCCCAAGGGCAACCTACCCTGGAAGCCCCCTTGACCCTGGAAGGGCGCAAGGCCGCCTTGGAACTCGCCCGCAAGCTACCCCTGCGGGAGGCGGCCCCCCTGTACCTAGCGGCGCGGGGATGCTGGGCGGTGGCCGACCTTCCCAGGGGGCAACAGGCCCTGTTGGGCCTAGCCCGGGAGAGGGTGGAGGAAGCCCCCCACGAGGCTCTGGCCCTCTTGGCGGAACTCTCCTTCGAGCCCGAGATCCTCCTCCTCAGGGCACGCGCCTTGGAGCGGCTTGGCCGCTACCGCGAAGCCCTAGAACTTCTGGAGGAGCTACCCCCAAGCCCCGAAAGGAGCGCCGTGCGGGGGATAGTCCTCTTCCGGCTCGGCCACCTTGCGGAGGCCCTGGCCGAGGCCGAGGCGGCCTCCCAGGGGGGTGCTTACCCCCAGGCCGAGGCCTTAAACCTCCAAGGCATGGCGCTCCTGGCCCAAGGCCGCTTCCAGGAGGCAGCGGAGGCCTTTAGCCGGGCGGCGGTGCGGTTTTTGATGGCGGGGGAAGAAGCGCGGCACCTTGGAGCCTTGGGTAACCGGGCGGTGGCCTTGGCGGAACTCGGGCAGGGGGAGGAGGCGTTCAGGGAGGTCCTGGAGGCTGTGGGGAACCGGGCTTGGCTGCGGGCCCGGATCTACCTCAACCTGGGGGTGCTGAAGGAGCGCCGGGGGGAGGTGGCCGAAGCCGAAGGGCTTTGCAAGGAGTCCCTGGCCCTGGCCCAGGGGAACCTGGAGGCCATGGGCCGGGCCTGGAACAACCTGGGGGCCCTCTACCACCGCCAAGGGCGCACCGAGGAGGCCCGAACGGCCTACGAGGAGGCCCTCCGCCTCGCCCGGGCCAGCCAGGAGTGGGTGCTCACGGCGGCGGTGCTCGCCAACCTGGCCGAGCTTACAGGGGAGCGGGCCAACCTCGAGGAAGCTATAGCCCTGCTGGAGGAAGCCCGGTACACCGTGCTGGCCGAGCGCTACCGGGGCCGCCTGGAGACGTTCAGACCCCGTTAA
- a CDS encoding DUF5666 domain-containing protein has translation MRWKALLALAALLSACQVTPQTGQGQALEALGVLGGTEAQPTLLGKPLDLSGASLAKEGEAFSGTLLPGMVVQVKGEDTGTRIRVEALEVQVELRGPVANVDLQAGTLVVLGQTVYTDANTRIYEKAPRGYRTLLLSDLRVGDYVEVQGTATDTGILATYVERYPAPSSQVETEGRVQGLKTEAKTFTLNGFTVNYAQARVEGTPQDGVWAEVKGTLSGTTILATKVAFKGQGQSGFGTSRRVELEGPIANLDEAAMTFSLLGYTVDFSRAQVVGNLTEGSYVEAKGQVDGNDPTLLHAQLVKVKYPKTRAPKAEAKGQVTALDPEAMTLALGSLAFYADQNTLVKRDDPDGPMAFGEIQVGDYVDVAYDPATQDAEGRFYALRIEVKGATGSEEGEWEGPVQNVDSANYSFGLLGYTVVTDASTQFEANDQTYDQAGFFALIRVGDWVEVKGTLSGTALQAREVELKGRR, from the coding sequence ATGCGCTGGAAGGCGCTTCTCGCATTGGCTGCCCTGCTCTCCGCTTGCCAGGTTACCCCGCAGACGGGCCAAGGGCAAGCCCTCGAGGCCCTGGGCGTTCTGGGCGGGACGGAGGCCCAGCCCACGCTCTTGGGCAAGCCTTTGGACCTCAGCGGGGCGTCCCTGGCGAAGGAGGGGGAAGCCTTCTCCGGCACCCTTCTCCCGGGAATGGTGGTCCAGGTGAAGGGCGAGGACACGGGCACCCGCATCCGGGTGGAGGCCCTCGAGGTCCAGGTGGAGCTGAGGGGCCCCGTGGCCAACGTGGACCTCCAAGCGGGCACCCTGGTGGTCCTCGGCCAAACGGTGTACACGGACGCCAACACCCGCATCTACGAAAAGGCTCCCCGGGGGTACCGGACGCTCCTCCTCTCCGACTTACGGGTAGGGGACTACGTGGAGGTCCAAGGCACGGCCACAGACACCGGCATCCTGGCCACGTACGTGGAGCGCTACCCTGCGCCCTCCTCCCAGGTGGAAACCGAGGGACGGGTACAAGGCCTGAAAACGGAGGCAAAGACCTTCACCCTTAACGGCTTCACCGTGAACTACGCCCAAGCCCGGGTGGAGGGCACTCCCCAGGACGGGGTGTGGGCGGAGGTGAAGGGAACCCTCTCGGGAACCACGATCCTCGCCACGAAGGTGGCCTTCAAGGGCCAGGGCCAAAGCGGCTTTGGCACCTCCCGGCGGGTGGAGCTGGAAGGCCCCATCGCCAACCTGGACGAGGCCGCCATGACCTTCTCCCTCCTCGGCTACACCGTGGACTTTAGCCGTGCCCAAGTGGTGGGCAACCTGACGGAAGGGAGCTACGTGGAGGCCAAGGGCCAGGTGGACGGTAACGACCCCACCCTCCTCCACGCCCAGCTGGTGAAGGTGAAGTACCCGAAGACGAGGGCCCCCAAGGCGGAGGCCAAGGGCCAGGTGACCGCCCTGGACCCGGAGGCCATGACCCTGGCCTTGGGTAGCCTGGCCTTCTACGCAGACCAGAACACCCTCGTCAAGCGGGACGACCCGGACGGGCCCATGGCCTTTGGGGAGATCCAGGTGGGGGACTACGTGGACGTGGCCTACGACCCCGCCACCCAGGACGCCGAAGGGCGCTTTTACGCCCTGCGCATTGAGGTAAAGGGGGCCACGGGGAGCGAGGAGGGCGAGTGGGAAGGCCCCGTCCAGAACGTGGACAGCGCCAACTACTCGTTCGGGCTCCTCGGCTACACGGTGGTCACCGATGCCTCCACCCAGTTTGAGGCCAACGACCAAACCTACGACCAAGCGGGCTTCTTCGCCCTAATCCGGGTGGGCGACTGGGTGGAGGTCAAGGGCACCCTTTCGGGCACCGCCCTCCAGGCCAGGGAGGTGGAGCTCAAGGGAAGGAGGTGA
- the nuoB gene encoding NADH-quinone oxidoreductase subunit NuoB, with protein sequence MSLWHSLRIGRLARKLEDLLRVPVHAFGLPRLKPEGLDREAQRGLLSLCPSDAFFEEEGVFGLDLARCVGCGRCALAYPRAVGEMRSLAVAVRRREDLVQRVDLRSRGFLDPGPPPPPRPELVLPTLAFREVSAGDTGLADSEVALLANPFHDMGRFGFTVAASPRHADALVVTGPVSRNMAQALWRTYEATPEPKGVVAVGNEAISGGVFAGSPEVVGGVDRVVPVDVYVPGDPPRPGAILFGLLLLTGRVAQRLRGGILPDEAPEGG encoded by the coding sequence ATGAGCCTTTGGCACAGCTTGCGCATCGGTCGTTTAGCGAGGAAGCTCGAGGATCTCCTGAGGGTCCCGGTGCACGCCTTCGGCCTGCCACGCCTGAAGCCCGAAGGGCTTGACCGGGAAGCGCAACGAGGCCTCCTTTCACTCTGCCCGAGCGACGCCTTCTTTGAAGAGGAAGGGGTCTTCGGCCTTGACCTTGCACGGTGCGTGGGATGCGGCCGGTGCGCCCTGGCCTATCCACGGGCAGTGGGGGAGATGCGGTCCTTGGCGGTGGCGGTGAGGCGCAGGGAAGACCTGGTGCAGCGGGTGGACCTGAGGAGCCGGGGTTTCCTGGACCCGGGCCCTCCTCCTCCCCCCCGGCCCGAGCTGGTCCTTCCCACCCTGGCTTTCCGGGAGGTGAGCGCCGGGGATACGGGCCTTGCGGACTCCGAGGTGGCGCTTCTTGCCAACCCCTTCCACGACATGGGTCGCTTCGGCTTTACCGTGGCCGCTTCGCCCCGGCATGCGGATGCCCTGGTGGTTACTGGCCCCGTGAGCCGCAACATGGCCCAGGCCCTCTGGCGCACCTATGAGGCCACACCCGAGCCCAAGGGGGTTGTGGCGGTGGGAAACGAGGCCATCTCGGGGGGCGTGTTCGCCGGGAGCCCCGAGGTGGTGGGCGGGGTGGACCGGGTGGTGCCCGTGGACGTGTACGTGCCCGGGGACCCTCCCCGGCCCGGGGCGATCCTCTTTGGCCTCCTGCTCCTCACGGGCCGGGTGGCGCAACGGCTCCGGGGAGGGATCCTTCCCGATGAAGCCCCAGAAGGGGGCTAG
- a CDS encoding peptidase S8 and S53 subtilisin kexin sedolisin has protein sequence MVRKLLGMGLAGMLAGCGGGTVPPPSSITLTVVDTQNVGYAAAYQLGSGSWTALTPNPGGTYTISVRGNTLYGVAVRCNPLVPGMAVEVHVIQAAASELANPKVTCSGTNPSTVSYTLTVNAPGVPGLAVGDTVMASGRAFSAGGTVTSLTSPVAVPLTAPAGTQDLLVTVSAPGNPTNYKAAKVVRGVNISAGGSSSVTLTASDAPPLQTLMVTLPVGFSPTFGMAQVVYLSADNQGLGTVGSATGSAATNLSFRPVSGFGPGDRYAAFAVAGAGGHVLEAYKGSGGGAISLALPNPWPTGSLGLSAAAHPTVSGLSYSGANLRAYRLELEDPTLVYHATLGKGWLGTATGYSFPDLSSTLGHTPFASGSTVHASVSALLSASPLLQLDATDPGAFTATTDIGLAIATGSYTVGGASASLP, from the coding sequence ATGGTACGGAAACTTCTGGGCATGGGGTTGGCGGGTATGTTGGCAGGTTGCGGCGGGGGCACGGTCCCACCCCCGAGCAGCATCACCCTGACTGTGGTGGACACCCAGAACGTTGGCTATGCGGCGGCCTACCAGTTGGGTAGCGGCTCCTGGACAGCCCTCACCCCAAACCCCGGTGGCACCTACACCATCAGCGTGCGCGGCAATACTCTCTACGGCGTGGCCGTGCGTTGCAACCCCTTGGTCCCGGGGATGGCCGTGGAAGTCCACGTCATCCAAGCGGCCGCCTCAGAGCTCGCCAACCCCAAGGTGACCTGTAGCGGTACAAACCCCAGCACGGTGAGCTACACCCTCACCGTGAACGCCCCCGGGGTACCCGGGTTGGCCGTGGGCGACACCGTGATGGCCAGTGGAAGAGCCTTTAGTGCCGGGGGGACGGTGACCAGCCTGACGAGTCCGGTAGCGGTTCCCCTAACGGCCCCCGCCGGAACCCAGGATCTGCTGGTGACGGTGAGCGCACCGGGTAACCCCACCAACTACAAGGCGGCCAAGGTGGTACGGGGGGTAAACATCAGCGCCGGTGGATCCAGCAGCGTTACCCTTACCGCTTCGGACGCCCCACCCCTTCAGACCCTCATGGTGACCCTCCCCGTAGGCTTCAGCCCCACGTTCGGCATGGCCCAAGTGGTCTACCTCAGCGCGGATAACCAGGGCTTGGGCACCGTGGGTTCCGCCACCGGTAGCGCCGCCACCAACCTCTCCTTCCGCCCCGTGAGCGGGTTTGGCCCGGGGGACCGCTACGCCGCCTTCGCCGTGGCGGGCGCCGGCGGCCACGTCCTCGAGGCCTACAAGGGTAGCGGCGGAGGAGCCATTTCCCTGGCCCTGCCCAACCCTTGGCCCACAGGGAGCCTGGGGCTGAGCGCCGCCGCTCACCCCACGGTGAGCGGACTTAGCTATAGCGGGGCGAACCTGAGGGCCTACCGACTGGAACTGGAGGATCCCACCCTCGTTTACCACGCCACCTTGGGTAAGGGTTGGTTGGGGACCGCCACAGGCTACAGCTTCCCGGATCTCTCCAGCACCCTGGGCCACACGCCCTTCGCTTCCGGGAGTACCGTGCACGCATCGGTAAGTGCCCTGCTTTCGGCAAGCCCCCTCCTGCAGCTGGACGCCACGGACCCCGGCGCTTTCACGGCTACCACCGACATCGGCCTAGCCATCGCCACCGGCAGCTACACGGTGGGCGGGGCTAGCGCAAGCCTTCCCTAG
- a CDS encoding cytochrome c3 family protein produces the protein MRRLFPLLLLGLALASEGERYLYVRWDAEKGAAVLSDGTPLPPGVRLVPGQYVEVEEGRLKPKRQWQPPQDLVRTFQPQGMGRVVFSHERHFGFLGAKGTSCETCHASLDKGKAWPSTAPNPSLEPHGPTSLGRFCATCHDGKRLVQQIPGSRSPIRGPVFTALGKKGAASCNLCHTPRDHGQDFTQGHGEVAERLGGQACASCHRGADQIGAAALALARAFQEAQLALIRNPDDSQAFNQILPANFCAYCHGLDGKAWRGK, from the coding sequence ATGAGGAGGCTCTTCCCCTTGCTCCTCTTGGGGCTCGCCCTGGCCTCGGAAGGGGAGCGCTACCTCTACGTCCGCTGGGATGCGGAGAAGGGGGCGGCGGTCCTTTCCGACGGCACGCCCCTCCCCCCGGGTGTGCGCCTGGTGCCAGGCCAGTACGTGGAGGTGGAGGAAGGCCGTCTCAAGCCCAAGCGTCAGTGGCAACCGCCCCAAGACCTCGTTCGGACCTTCCAGCCCCAGGGCATGGGCCGGGTGGTGTTCAGCCACGAACGCCACTTCGGCTTCCTTGGAGCGAAGGGGACCAGTTGCGAAACCTGCCACGCCAGTCTGGACAAGGGCAAGGCCTGGCCGAGCACCGCCCCCAACCCCAGCCTGGAACCCCACGGCCCCACCTCCCTGGGCCGCTTCTGCGCCACCTGCCACGACGGTAAAAGGCTGGTCCAGCAGATTCCAGGAAGCCGAAGCCCCATAAGGGGGCCCGTCTTCACCGCTTTGGGGAAGAAGGGTGCGGCCTCTTGTAACCTCTGCCATACTCCTCGGGACCACGGCCAGGACTTCACCCAAGGGCACGGGGAGGTGGCGGAACGCCTAGGGGGGCAAGCCTGCGCCAGCTGCCACCGGGGAGCGGACCAAATAGGCGCCGCAGCGCTCGCCTTGGCCAGGGCCTTCCAAGAGGCACAGCTCGCCCTAATCCGCAACCCGGACGACAGCCAAGCCTTCAACCAGATCCTGCCGGCCAACTTCTGCGCCTACTGCCATGGGCTGGACGGGAAGGCTTGGCGTGGGAAATGA
- a CDS encoding DUF4926 domain-containing protein gives MGEHGSVVLMWDQEAWGLKAGEVGTVVQVYPHGGYLVEFVDHERNTLALLDLSEAEVAPLTGPARLRARGA, from the coding sequence ATGGGGGAGCACGGCTCGGTTGTTCTTATGTGGGACCAGGAAGCGTGGGGCCTGAAGGCGGGAGAAGTGGGCACCGTGGTCCAGGTATATCCCCACGGGGGTTACCTGGTGGAGTTCGTGGACCACGAGCGCAACACCCTGGCCCTCCTGGACCTCTCCGAGGCGGAGGTGGCCCCCCTCACGGGGCCCGCCCGCCTCCGGGCCAGGGGCGCCTAA
- a CDS encoding YceI family protein: protein MRLLALSVLLAGLALGQRYSVTGEAVYRAQAPLGSFQGVNRTLKGEVVQEGERLQGQACIDLSAWDSKEPLRDRHTREMFQVDRYPQACLRLQGVDRAKGLVLGTLTLHGVEKPVAWPVKLNQEGKGVRFQGAFALTKAKRLWA, encoded by the coding sequence GTGCGGCTTCTTGCCCTCTCGGTTCTCCTGGCCGGCTTGGCGCTTGGCCAGAGGTACAGCGTGACGGGGGAAGCGGTATATAGAGCGCAGGCACCCTTGGGAAGCTTCCAGGGGGTCAACCGGACCCTTAAGGGAGAGGTGGTCCAAGAGGGGGAGCGCCTCCAGGGCCAAGCCTGCATAGACCTTTCGGCCTGGGACTCCAAGGAACCCCTTCGCGACCGGCACACCAGGGAGATGTTCCAGGTGGACCGCTACCCACAGGCCTGCCTGAGGCTCCAAGGGGTGGACAGGGCTAAGGGTCTCGTCCTCGGCACCCTCACCCTCCACGGCGTGGAAAAGCCCGTGGCCTGGCCCGTGAAGCTGAACCAGGAGGGAAAAGGGGTACGCTTCCAGGGTGCCTTCGCTCTAACTAAGGCTAAGCGACTATGGGCTTAA
- a CDS encoding sensor histidine kinase, with the protein MTLKGRLAWAFFLVAACTGLASLLGGYAVFWNLVERDIALDLGEAASKVQRALVLTPEGPRLTSAEAFSGSHYVFGFRLLEAGTPILEGGFFPQAGEAWRTLSLPWQGYQLEVYLRTEEYTRALRAYVRGGLLLLFPLLFLATLFGYGFARLIVRPLDELARAVEAVSLLRFPEPLAPGREREIRRLVQGFNRMAEAVRAALERERLFTRHASHELRSPLAVIRSQVEALQGGLLPLKRALPQLAQSVDRMEAVLRGLLALARSEGADLAPLELSAFLGEYLAGEEGVRASLQGPAWVLAHPALLERILDNLLENARRHGAPPVEVRLGVRGEEVILEVRDHGPGVAPEDLSRLAEPFFRGQMAGDGLGLGLALAQEAARRLGGTLEVENAQPGLRVRVRLPRWEDGAAAGSL; encoded by the coding sequence ATGACCCTCAAGGGCCGCCTGGCCTGGGCCTTCTTCCTGGTGGCCGCCTGCACGGGCCTCGCCAGCCTCCTCGGGGGCTACGCCGTGTTCTGGAACCTGGTGGAGCGGGACATCGCCCTGGACCTGGGGGAGGCCGCCTCGAAGGTGCAGAGGGCCCTCGTCCTAACCCCAGAGGGCCCCCGGCTCACTTCCGCCGAGGCCTTCAGCGGGAGCCACTACGTCTTTGGCTTCCGGCTCCTGGAGGCGGGGACGCCGATCCTGGAGGGGGGCTTTTTCCCCCAGGCGGGGGAGGCTTGGCGCACCCTAAGCCTTCCCTGGCAGGGCTACCAATTGGAGGTTTACCTGCGCACAGAGGAGTACACCCGCGCCCTAAGGGCTTACGTGCGCGGGGGGCTTTTGCTCCTCTTTCCCCTTCTGTTCCTGGCGACCCTCTTCGGCTACGGCTTCGCCCGGCTCATCGTCCGGCCCCTGGACGAGCTGGCCCGGGCGGTGGAGGCGGTTTCCCTCCTCCGGTTTCCCGAACCCCTCGCCCCCGGGCGGGAACGGGAGATCCGGCGCCTGGTCCAGGGCTTTAACCGCATGGCGGAGGCGGTGCGGGCCGCCTTGGAAAGGGAGCGCCTCTTCACCCGGCACGCCTCCCACGAGCTGAGGAGCCCCCTGGCGGTGATCCGGAGCCAGGTGGAGGCCCTTCAAGGTGGGCTTCTGCCCTTAAAGCGGGCGCTTCCCCAGCTCGCCCAAAGCGTGGACCGCATGGAGGCCGTGTTGCGGGGGCTCCTCGCCCTGGCCCGGTCCGAAGGGGCCGACCTGGCCCCGCTAGAGCTCAGCGCCTTTCTCGGGGAGTACCTGGCGGGAGAGGAGGGGGTGAGGGCCAGCCTACAAGGGCCCGCCTGGGTCCTGGCCCACCCGGCCTTGCTGGAGCGCATCCTGGATAACCTCCTGGAGAACGCCCGCCGCCACGGAGCCCCGCCCGTGGAGGTGCGCCTGGGGGTGCGGGGGGAGGAGGTCATCCTCGAGGTGCGGGACCACGGGCCCGGGGTGGCACCGGAAGACCTATCCCGGCTTGCGGAGCCCTTCTTCCGGGGACAGATGGCGGGGGATGGTCTAGGGCTTGGCCTCGCCCTGGCGCAGGAGGCGGCGAGGCGGCTTGGGGGCACCCTGGAGGTGGAAAACGCCCAGCCCGGGCTTCGGGTGCGGGTCCGGTTGCCGAGGTGGGAGGATGGGGCGGCGGCAGGTTCTCTGTAG
- a CDS encoding gamma-glutamyl-gamma-aminobutyrate hydrolase family protein, with translation MRLIGVASQFRMAEGYMPYRFWGLLEPYLERILPHLDSLLLPGGGDLDPTHYGEGPHPKLGEVSPERDAHELFLARYAAEKGLPALGICRGIQVMNVALGGTLYQDLEAQGFTEVEHRQKSPPPALAHSVRQVADGPLSHLFPEEFPVNSYHHQGLKTLGEGLKPLAVAPDGLAEAVVLEGHPLFLGVQWHPELLREHWAVFGLFRE, from the coding sequence ATGCGCCTCATCGGCGTGGCCAGCCAGTTCCGTATGGCCGAGGGGTATATGCCTTACCGCTTCTGGGGCCTCCTCGAGCCCTACCTGGAGCGCATCCTCCCCCACCTGGACAGCCTCCTCCTCCCCGGGGGCGGGGACTTAGACCCTACGCATTACGGGGAAGGACCCCACCCCAAGCTTGGGGAGGTGAGCCCGGAACGGGACGCCCACGAGCTTTTCCTCGCCCGCTATGCGGCAGAAAAAGGCCTTCCCGCCCTGGGGATCTGCCGAGGAATCCAGGTGATGAACGTGGCCCTGGGAGGGACGCTTTACCAGGACCTCGAGGCCCAAGGGTTTACCGAGGTGGAACACCGCCAGAAGAGCCCCCCACCCGCCCTGGCCCACAGCGTGCGCCAGGTGGCGGATGGCCCCCTTTCCCACCTTTTCCCCGAGGAATTTCCCGTGAACTCCTACCACCACCAGGGGTTGAAGACCCTGGGCGAAGGCCTAAAGCCCCTGGCCGTGGCCCCCGATGGCCTGGCGGAGGCGGTGGTCCTGGAAGGCCACCCCCTCTTCCTGGGGGTCCAGTGGCACCCCGAGCTCTTGCGGGAGCACTGGGCCGTTTTCGGTCTCTTCCGGGAGTGA